In Vibrio syngnathi, the following proteins share a genomic window:
- a CDS encoding A24 family peptidase yields MNIDLLVNIVLISTNFLILSFVCFFDGWHRKIPNNLNKIALIFSNIVALNNGYLMSSLPIAILCFVVFFILWYLKVIGAGDVKLLCALIIGIQPNLVTIALICIGFLGGFLVFAMYIVGKVRGLPSFTKGIPYGIPIAMSCFFFSTISILAN; encoded by the coding sequence ATGAATATAGATTTATTAGTTAACATTGTATTAATATCAACAAATTTTTTAATACTGTCGTTTGTATGCTTCTTTGATGGTTGGCATAGAAAAATCCCAAACAACCTAAACAAAATTGCTTTGATATTTAGTAATATTGTCGCGTTAAATAACGGTTACTTGATGTCATCACTACCCATTGCGATTTTATGTTTCGTGGTGTTTTTTATACTTTGGTATCTAAAAGTGATAGGAGCTGGAGATGTGAAGTTACTCTGTGCCTTAATCATTGGCATACAGCCAAATCTAGTTACGATAGCGTTGATTTGTATAGGTTTTCTAGGAGGCTTTTTGGTTTTCGCAATGTACATAGTAGGAAAGGTAAGAGGATTACCTAGCTTTACAAAAGGCATTCCTTACGGAATACCTATTGCTATGAGCTGTTTCTTTTTTAGCACTATATCCATTTTAGCAAACTGA
- a CDS encoding AAA family ATPase codes for MDLDILFRNSSSKVKSTVEATDLIVSDDNTLTESINDLYAIEGFPKPLEVTDIDLDGVWNQSNIKLNHVVLDLRSASNVIEQVSEISIRLDVNISLLVLCDVDSIKLRNQVHALGASYVLWDPELDSLLAAIKSTQGDESTVKKTRVAKRILVLGTKGGIGVSCVSSVLAHSLAEQANLKTLLVDHDSGALNSDIYIGVKGLKAKHNSIDLNQIDIDSAIAKTYVHGVKDKLDYLVLEKNVACLTDHASTLYNLSNQLIDQYNFIIDSAPLSCYEEMHDQELSDKYHRIFIVCEPSVSSLRSYNSLKKKIGKSEHQIIFNLNRPAKDFMMTLASAKERIKAKDSIDFMYEPSLEKIVVQQGINELLKSKSATAVLTMVATLTGKKIKTKSRFSLFRK; via the coding sequence ATGGACTTGGATATATTGTTTCGTAATTCGTCGTCGAAAGTGAAGTCGACGGTTGAGGCTACCGATCTCATTGTGTCTGATGATAATACCCTAACTGAATCTATCAATGATTTGTACGCTATTGAAGGTTTCCCTAAACCACTTGAAGTCACCGATATTGATTTAGATGGCGTTTGGAATCAGTCAAACATTAAGCTTAATCATGTTGTTCTGGATCTTCGTAGTGCCTCCAACGTTATAGAGCAAGTCTCTGAGATTTCGATTCGTTTAGATGTGAATATATCTTTGCTTGTTCTCTGTGATGTTGATTCTATAAAGCTGCGTAACCAAGTGCATGCATTAGGCGCTAGTTATGTTCTGTGGGACCCAGAACTTGATTCATTACTTGCGGCAATTAAATCGACACAAGGAGATGAAAGCACCGTCAAAAAAACGCGTGTAGCCAAACGTATATTAGTTTTGGGTACCAAAGGAGGTATTGGAGTATCTTGCGTAAGTTCTGTTTTAGCACACTCCTTAGCAGAGCAAGCAAATCTAAAGACACTCTTGGTGGATCATGATTCAGGAGCGCTAAATAGTGACATTTATATTGGTGTAAAAGGCTTGAAAGCCAAGCACAACAGTATAGATTTGAATCAGATCGATATCGACAGTGCGATAGCTAAGACCTATGTACATGGTGTGAAAGATAAGCTTGATTACTTGGTATTAGAGAAAAATGTTGCTTGCCTTACAGATCACGCATCTACATTGTACAACCTTTCCAATCAACTCATTGATCAATATAACTTTATCATAGATTCGGCGCCCTTATCTTGCTATGAAGAGATGCATGATCAGGAGCTATCAGATAAGTATCACCGCATCTTTATTGTTTGCGAACCTTCGGTCTCTTCACTGCGTTCTTACAACTCTTTGAAGAAGAAGATCGGGAAATCTGAACACCAAATCATCTTCAACCTTAATCGGCCAGCGAAAGACTTCATGATGACACTCGCGAGTGCGAAAGAGAGAATCAAAGCCAAAGATAGCATTGATTTCATGTACGAGCCGTCGCTAGAAAAAATTGTGGTACAGCAGGGTATTAATGAGTTGCTTAAATCTAAATCTGCCACTGCCGTTCTAACTATGGTTGCCACGTTGACTGGCAAGAAAATTAAAACTAAATCACGTTTCAGTTTGTTTAGAAAATGA
- a CDS encoding LysR family transcriptional regulator: protein MKNVNRSIDVKYLRTFSHVAKHKSFTAAAESLFMTQPAVSQHIKKIESTIGASIFDRKEGFLLTKHGKVLLDYADQTMSMYERLFEDLEKVELRDQFNIAISESFCFDMVERVINEFRMLNNIDLSINSFTKSSLLDSSRYDLIFSMDRISQENGKSYQLNTVNYVIAHSNSLDPHECYPQRVVFCSSLPKSYVQEILNDYKIDSNHVTSWVKTSSCQFLKNELETNGTILIFPEWSIRHNKCKTIPLRQKVNMYVWCSDEISQELEALGIKDKIQQLFQISDISSPILEHNIM, encoded by the coding sequence ATGAAAAACGTCAACAGGTCTATCGACGTCAAATATTTAAGAACATTTTCGCACGTTGCTAAACACAAAAGTTTTACAGCAGCCGCTGAGTCTTTATTTATGACACAACCCGCTGTATCTCAGCATATTAAAAAGATCGAAAGTACAATCGGGGCGAGTATTTTTGATAGGAAAGAGGGATTTTTACTCACTAAACACGGAAAAGTATTACTTGATTATGCAGACCAAACAATGTCTATGTACGAAAGATTGTTTGAAGATTTGGAAAAGGTTGAATTAAGAGACCAATTCAATATAGCGATTTCTGAATCTTTTTGCTTCGATATGGTTGAGCGTGTAATCAATGAATTTCGAATGTTGAACAATATAGACTTGTCCATAAATAGTTTCACAAAGTCTTCTTTATTGGATTCTTCTCGTTACGATTTGATTTTTTCAATGGATAGAATTTCACAAGAGAATGGAAAATCCTATCAACTGAATACCGTTAACTATGTTATCGCGCATTCTAATTCACTTGATCCGCATGAGTGTTATCCGCAGAGAGTTGTTTTTTGTAGTTCTCTTCCCAAATCTTATGTACAAGAGATACTCAACGATTATAAAATTGACTCAAATCATGTGACGAGTTGGGTGAAGACAAGTTCATGCCAATTCCTTAAAAATGAACTGGAAACGAATGGAACTATTTTAATATTTCCTGAATGGTCGATACGTCACAATAAATGCAAGACAATACCATTACGTCAAAAAGTAAACATGTACGTTTGGTGTAGTGATGAAATTTCACAAGAGTTAGAGGCGTTAGGTATCAAAGATAAGATTCAACAATTATTTCAAATCAGTGATATTTCTAGCCCTATATTAGAGCACAATATTATGTAG
- a CDS encoding Flp family type IVb pilin, which yields MYYKTLAKMAELKMKFEDDVRGVTAVEYAIIAVVMSGIILAAFQNDTISGGIKTALDAVKVDLESASK from the coding sequence ATGTACTACAAAACTTTAGCAAAAATGGCTGAACTTAAAATGAAGTTCGAAGATGATGTTCGTGGTGTGACTGCAGTTGAATACGCAATTATTGCAGTTGTAATGTCAGGAATTATATTAGCTGCGTTCCAGAATGATACTATTTCAGGAGGAATAAAGACGGCACTTGATGCTGTAAAGGTTGATCTAGAATCAGCTAGTAAATAG
- a CDS encoding type II secretion system F family protein, translating into MDFETVIIWSVIFIISIVLATYCLRFWDNTRADIETRKIIGSTREEKKRADLFKAILSRISFNKHETKRKLVAAGFYSDFLADAYYLLKIIPFCVCLALIVFAFYSGETKAVFALLYLMGALLIFIIGPDSYVSARGKSNIKHISSRLPFLLDLMNVCVHTGMTIESSLEYLAKELHSVDSNLAHVVRVTVERSRLVGLEKALEEFYELVPTSESQSFVMTMVQSLQFGSSVGPVLVTLASDIRELNMMDLEERIGKMGAKMSIPLIAFIMVPIIILIAAPGIMRALM; encoded by the coding sequence ATGGACTTTGAAACCGTTATAATTTGGAGCGTAATATTTATTATATCGATAGTCCTAGCAACGTATTGTTTACGGTTTTGGGATAATACGAGAGCGGACATAGAAACTCGAAAAATAATCGGTTCGACACGTGAAGAGAAGAAAAGAGCAGATTTATTCAAGGCTATATTGTCTAGGATTAGTTTTAATAAGCATGAAACAAAAAGGAAATTGGTCGCTGCTGGCTTTTACAGTGATTTTCTTGCTGATGCTTATTACTTATTAAAAATAATTCCTTTTTGTGTTTGCTTAGCATTGATTGTCTTTGCTTTTTATAGCGGTGAAACAAAAGCAGTATTCGCACTGTTATATCTAATGGGGGCTTTATTAATATTTATCATTGGCCCCGATTCTTATGTGTCGGCTCGAGGTAAATCTAACATCAAGCACATAAGTTCACGATTGCCATTTTTACTCGACCTAATGAATGTTTGCGTCCATACAGGGATGACGATTGAGTCTAGCTTGGAGTACTTGGCAAAAGAACTTCACTCAGTAGACAGTAACCTTGCTCATGTGGTCAGAGTGACTGTCGAACGCTCTCGCCTGGTGGGCCTTGAAAAGGCATTAGAAGAATTTTATGAGCTTGTTCCAACCAGTGAATCACAAAGTTTCGTGATGACCATGGTGCAGAGCCTCCAATTTGGTTCATCAGTTGGTCCAGTATTAGTGACTTTAGCAAGCGATATTCGTGAGCTTAATATGATGGATTTAGAAGAACGAATCGGGAAAATGGGGGCGAAGATGTCGATTCCACTTATCGCTTTTATCATGGTTCCGATTATTATTTTAATTGCTGCTCCAGGTATTATGAGGGCGTTGATGTGA
- a CDS encoding pilus assembly protein CpaB: MNRIIILLLVALSIFSTLIYINVNYISTDEEPLEVHEKEEPKVSILVTQKEIRRSQPLIPKFYEQKFVHISDLDGNYYTLEDDLVVKPGALFKDDISKGTYLTQDMISNPGDRDYMYLSLNDGELPYFYEVTGIGVVQTATLTPGDKVSFVSTTSSKSNLIENGYGDIGDLVSRVIISGARVLQVIKGSKDSDSEDADDKKYSLVIALNMRSVLKLEMAQKIGDVNIIPSEIENQYLSIRSSDLLETQFGVRELRGKE, encoded by the coding sequence ATGAACAGAATAATCATTCTTCTTCTTGTCGCTTTATCTATTTTTTCAACGCTGATTTATATTAATGTTAACTATATTTCAACTGACGAAGAGCCACTGGAGGTTCACGAGAAAGAAGAACCTAAAGTTAGTATTTTAGTTACTCAAAAAGAAATTAGACGTTCTCAACCTTTAATCCCCAAGTTTTATGAGCAGAAGTTCGTTCACATATCTGATTTAGATGGTAATTACTATACGTTAGAAGACGATTTGGTTGTTAAACCTGGCGCTCTTTTTAAAGATGACATCAGTAAAGGCACTTATTTAACACAAGATATGATATCCAACCCGGGAGACCGAGATTATATGTACTTGTCACTAAATGATGGTGAATTACCTTATTTTTATGAAGTGACAGGTATTGGAGTCGTACAAACTGCAACTCTTACCCCTGGTGATAAAGTGAGTTTTGTTTCAACAACTTCTTCAAAATCAAACCTGATCGAGAATGGGTATGGTGATATTGGCGATCTCGTTAGCCGAGTAATTATCAGTGGAGCGCGTGTTTTACAGGTAATAAAAGGCAGTAAAGATAGTGACTCCGAAGATGCCGATGATAAGAAATACAGTTTAGTCATTGCATTAAATATGCGGAGTGTTTTGAAGCTAGAAATGGCTCAAAAAATTGGTGATGTGAATATTATTCCATCTGAAATAGAAAACCAATATTTATCTATCCGCAGTAGTGACCTTTTAGAAACTCAGTTTGGTGTCAGAGAATTACGTGGTAAGGAATAA
- a CDS encoding type II and III secretion system protein family protein translates to MTLKKKNIALLLCGILSCPLLASELMNLDQGAAKTINLKRQISTVFVANQEIADYKIIDENKVVVYGVGQGTTSVIVYDRGGNEIYNAELVVNQSLRLLKQTLIARFPDENVVVSNVGDQVVLDGIVGSEEIKQKINRLVGEMLKKDRRRAAYELKDADGEALDELEYTAKYNYDQVINNLKVLTTEQINVKLTVAEVSSSFLTELGVTYSDSGDPGTFVNKLLDFTAQDIVSVISASGDDKIGRVLAEPNLSVISGEQASFLAGGEIPIAVRDEDGITISYKEYGVKLAMVAKVTDTENIRLTLIPEVSSIDESNKTTTGLISVPSLRTRRAQTTVHLKDGQSFVLAGLLTSEERESLTKIPILGDIPILGALFSHSSTNRSKTELIIVATVNLVDPVEQEQVKLPSFRRTSDLERLLKIDLSELDEPELENTINQGGFN, encoded by the coding sequence ATGACTTTAAAGAAGAAAAATATAGCCTTGCTATTGTGCGGGATTCTTTCATGTCCATTGCTCGCATCAGAATTAATGAATTTGGATCAAGGCGCTGCGAAAACCATTAATTTGAAGAGACAGATATCGACGGTGTTTGTCGCGAATCAAGAAATAGCAGACTACAAAATTATCGATGAAAATAAGGTTGTAGTTTATGGCGTTGGCCAAGGGACTACCTCTGTGATTGTTTATGATCGCGGTGGAAATGAAATTTATAACGCAGAATTGGTAGTCAACCAAAGTTTAAGACTATTGAAGCAAACACTCATTGCTAGATTCCCTGATGAAAACGTTGTGGTTTCCAATGTAGGTGACCAAGTTGTCTTAGATGGCATTGTCGGTAGTGAAGAGATTAAACAAAAGATCAATCGACTTGTTGGTGAAATGTTGAAGAAAGATCGCCGTCGCGCAGCTTATGAACTAAAGGATGCGGACGGTGAAGCTTTAGACGAGCTAGAGTACACGGCAAAGTACAACTACGATCAAGTCATTAATAACTTGAAAGTACTCACTACTGAGCAGATCAATGTCAAGCTGACGGTCGCGGAAGTTTCTAGCTCATTTCTGACAGAATTAGGTGTTACCTATAGCGATAGTGGTGATCCGGGTACTTTTGTAAATAAGCTCCTTGATTTTACTGCTCAAGATATCGTTTCTGTTATTTCCGCTAGTGGTGATGACAAAATCGGTCGCGTATTGGCCGAGCCCAACCTTTCTGTTATTTCAGGTGAGCAGGCTAGTTTCCTAGCCGGTGGCGAGATACCAATTGCTGTGAGAGATGAAGACGGGATTACCATTTCTTATAAAGAATACGGCGTGAAGTTGGCCATGGTTGCAAAGGTCACTGACACAGAGAATATTCGCCTAACCTTGATCCCGGAAGTAAGCTCGATTGATGAATCAAACAAAACCACGACAGGTTTAATTTCTGTGCCTTCTTTACGAACTCGACGAGCTCAAACAACGGTTCATTTGAAAGATGGGCAAAGTTTTGTTTTGGCGGGGTTATTGACATCGGAAGAGCGTGAATCGTTAACCAAAATTCCAATCTTGGGAGATATTCCAATTCTAGGCGCGCTGTTTAGCCACTCTTCCACCAACCGTTCCAAGACTGAATTGATCATTGTTGCGACTGTAAACTTGGTTGATCCGGTTGAGCAAGAGCAGGTCAAATTGCCAAGCTTTAGACGTACAAGTGATCTTGAACGACTCCTTAAAATTGATCTTTCGGAACTTGATGAACCAGAGCTTGAAAACACGATAAACCAAGGAGGATTCAACTAA
- a CDS encoding ATPase: MRWIVITLIALITSACSHVDTSNSSVIEQLEERFEFDMASSEDSISRSVAFIRELNAREPKATFYVKYKPDASDFVAKLRDRFKSESIAKDRYKIELADHDQEKNILIIGRYVRIKSSDCGVMVFSKREEYQFGCSVEHNRNISLVNPIKKAK, translated from the coding sequence ATGAGATGGATCGTTATCACTTTAATCGCTCTTATTACTTCTGCTTGTTCTCATGTTGATACTTCGAACTCTAGTGTGATTGAGCAATTGGAAGAGCGTTTTGAATTTGATATGGCGAGTAGCGAAGATTCAATCTCTCGCTCGGTGGCCTTTATTCGAGAACTCAATGCGAGAGAACCGAAGGCGACGTTCTACGTCAAATATAAACCGGATGCGAGTGATTTTGTTGCTAAATTACGAGATCGATTTAAGTCGGAATCTATTGCAAAAGACAGATATAAAATCGAACTTGCCGATCATGACCAAGAAAAAAACATCTTAATTATAGGTCGATATGTCCGAATTAAAAGCAGTGACTGTGGAGTGATGGTGTTCTCGAAAAGGGAAGAGTATCAATTTGGTTGTAGCGTTGAGCATAACCGAAACATCAGCTTGGTTAACCCAATTAAGAAGGCGAAATAG
- a CDS encoding CpaF family protein, translated as MNQLKEIYIQLRDEIFDALDAATLVEISNQELEEQLKDSVNILIDKKQLQVSSLKRVDLVKALLDELKGLGPLQALVDNDDISDIMINGPSDIFIEINGKVEQSPIQFVNEKQLNTIAKRIASNVGRRIDESKPLCDARLMDGSRVNIVIPPLAIDGTSISIRKFKEQKIRLENLAEFGAMSVEMAKLLSIASHCKCNILISGGTGSGKTTLLNALSGFIGETERIVTIEDAAELQLQKPHIVRLETRQASVEGTGEITARDLVINALRMRPDRIIVGECRGGEAFEMLQAMNTGHDGSMSTLHANTPRDAIARTESMVMMATASLPISAIRRTIVSAVDLIVQVKRLHDGSRKVMYISEIIGMEGDSVVMEDIFRYEATSNFKDGKMEGEFRTPGLSTRSVIYERAKFFGLEQAVREIFK; from the coding sequence ATGAATCAATTAAAAGAAATTTACATCCAGCTTCGAGATGAGATCTTTGATGCTCTAGATGCCGCTACACTTGTTGAGATTAGCAATCAAGAGCTAGAAGAACAACTCAAAGACTCGGTTAATATATTGATCGATAAGAAGCAACTGCAAGTTAGCTCATTGAAACGTGTCGACTTAGTCAAAGCATTACTCGATGAGTTGAAAGGTCTTGGGCCTCTGCAAGCGTTAGTCGATAACGATGATATCTCGGATATCATGATCAACGGTCCTTCGGATATCTTCATAGAAATCAATGGCAAGGTTGAACAATCACCCATTCAATTTGTTAACGAAAAACAACTGAACACCATCGCTAAACGAATCGCATCAAATGTGGGTCGTCGTATCGATGAATCAAAACCGCTTTGTGATGCTCGTTTGATGGATGGGAGCCGTGTAAATATTGTGATCCCCCCGTTAGCGATAGATGGCACTTCTATCTCTATTCGTAAATTCAAAGAGCAAAAAATTAGGCTTGAGAATCTTGCTGAGTTTGGTGCGATGTCTGTCGAAATGGCCAAGCTTTTGTCCATTGCGAGCCATTGCAAGTGCAACATATTGATCTCCGGTGGTACCGGTTCAGGTAAAACAACGTTATTGAACGCATTATCTGGCTTCATTGGCGAAACGGAACGTATTGTTACCATTGAAGATGCTGCGGAGCTACAGCTTCAAAAACCGCATATAGTTAGGCTTGAAACTCGACAAGCTAGCGTTGAAGGAACAGGAGAAATCACCGCTCGAGACCTTGTGATTAATGCCCTTCGTATGCGCCCGGACAGAATTATTGTTGGTGAATGTCGTGGTGGTGAAGCCTTTGAGATGCTTCAAGCCATGAATACTGGCCATGACGGATCTATGTCGACATTGCACGCTAACACCCCTCGTGATGCCATTGCTCGTACTGAGAGCATGGTGATGATGGCTACCGCCAGTCTACCTATATCAGCAATACGCCGAACCATAGTCAGTGCAGTAGACTTAATTGTTCAAGTAAAGCGTCTCCACGATGGTAGCCGTAAGGTGATGTACATTTCTGAAATTATCGGCATGGAAGGAGATAGCGTGGTGATGGAAGACATTTTTCGTTACGAAGCGACTTCAAATTTCAAAGATGGAAAAATGGAAGGTGAATTCAGAACTCCTGGTTTATCAACTCGTTCTGTGATTTATGAACGCGCAAAATTTTTTGGTTTAGAACAAGCAGTAAGGGAGATCTTTAAATGA
- a CDS encoding type II secretion system F family protein, protein MTLILIASWSALFLCFLIHRSRQNKKLSSLIEMEGEFEGVKGVRSVIDSQQFEESYKARIRKMYKKVIKVFQPNMSLKLVLFFSVTTSATYALNEFFLRQDFMVCLIVVEPLLFFVFYNNLKARQVERFKTNFPDALNILSGAISSGQSIIHAFEYVGKQLDNEVGKEFKFMAERLLIGEDPDDVLERSSNTFPYLEYFFFASTIRINLARGGQLKDVINKINRLMFDSRAVEKKKNALTSEARASAKIIACLPVIFLIILKFTSPENYSFVMFEEAGQPIFYYVLASELVGFFCIWLILRGVN, encoded by the coding sequence ATGACCTTAATACTGATTGCATCATGGAGTGCTTTGTTTCTCTGCTTTCTTATTCATCGGTCTCGCCAAAACAAAAAATTGAGTAGTTTGATCGAGATGGAAGGTGAGTTCGAAGGTGTGAAAGGTGTTCGCTCTGTTATCGATTCACAACAGTTTGAAGAGAGCTATAAAGCCAGAATCAGGAAAATGTACAAGAAGGTAATCAAGGTATTTCAACCTAATATGTCCTTGAAGTTGGTCTTGTTTTTCTCCGTGACGACATCTGCAACGTATGCTCTCAATGAGTTTTTTTTGCGTCAGGACTTTATGGTTTGCCTGATTGTTGTTGAGCCTCTCTTATTCTTTGTCTTTTACAACAATCTAAAAGCAAGGCAAGTAGAGCGCTTTAAAACTAACTTTCCAGACGCTCTGAACATTTTGAGTGGGGCGATTTCTTCAGGGCAAAGCATCATTCATGCGTTCGAGTATGTAGGTAAGCAGCTTGATAACGAAGTGGGCAAAGAGTTTAAATTCATGGCTGAGCGTTTACTTATTGGTGAAGACCCTGATGACGTTCTTGAACGAAGTAGCAATACGTTTCCATACTTAGAGTACTTCTTCTTTGCTTCAACGATAAGAATCAACTTGGCTAGAGGTGGCCAACTCAAAGATGTGATCAACAAAATAAACCGACTTATGTTTGATTCAAGAGCTGTGGAGAAAAAGAAAAATGCCTTGACCTCAGAAGCTCGAGCTTCGGCAAAGATAATTGCCTGCTTACCTGTGATTTTTCTTATTATTTTGAAGTTTACGAGTCCTGAAAACTACAGTTTTGTGATGTTTGAAGAAGCTGGTCAACCTATTTTTTATTATGTATTAGCCAGTGAGCTAGTCGGGTTCTTTTGCATTTGGCTGATTTTGCGGGGTGTGAATTGA